Proteins from a genomic interval of Beijerinckia indica subsp. indica ATCC 9039:
- a CDS encoding helix-turn-helix transcriptional regulator — protein MCAAKNGSALLKPTTLRSPASWAANASTENVAITQLLDLEANLSERTLEEFAVFIQKYYELKNIFYICPSLPGRTITDPYILGTYSQEWIEHYRERNYVNLDPVINVGARSLLPIDWAKLPRSSPKIQKFFGEATDFGVGRQGLTIPVRGPTNGLWALFCMTTDDTQAEWQARHYELIRDMVHVAHFIQQRAFEMHHQDEGIDINTITKREIEALSWSAEGKTLEDISVLMRISQETVKAHLDSARYKLGALNRIHAVAKAIRAGLIR, from the coding sequence ATGTGCGCAGCGAAAAACGGCTCCGCTCTCCTCAAGCCTACAACGCTTCGATCACCGGCGTCCTGGGCTGCGAATGCGTCGACGGAAAACGTCGCCATCACCCAATTGCTTGATCTCGAAGCAAACCTTTCAGAGAGAACTCTGGAAGAATTCGCGGTTTTTATTCAAAAATATTATGAATTGAAGAATATCTTCTATATCTGTCCCAGTCTCCCGGGCCGCACAATTACGGATCCTTATATTCTCGGCACCTATAGTCAGGAATGGATCGAGCATTATCGAGAGCGCAATTACGTCAACCTCGATCCGGTGATCAATGTCGGCGCGCGGTCGCTGCTTCCGATCGATTGGGCCAAATTACCCCGGAGTTCTCCGAAAATTCAGAAATTTTTCGGAGAGGCGACGGATTTCGGCGTCGGCCGCCAGGGCCTCACTATTCCGGTCAGGGGCCCAACCAATGGCCTTTGGGCCCTCTTCTGCATGACCACAGATGATACACAGGCAGAATGGCAGGCACGCCATTATGAACTGATCCGCGACATGGTGCATGTCGCCCATTTCATTCAGCAACGCGCGTTTGAAATGCATCATCAAGATGAAGGGATCGATATCAACACGATCACCAAGCGGGAAATCGAGGCCTTGAGTTGGTCCGCGGAAGGCAAGACGCTCGAAGATATTTCTGTGCTGATGCGGATTTCACAGGAAACCGTCAAGGCGCATCTCGACTCCGCGCGCTATAAATTGGGCGCCCTCAATCGTATTCACGCTGTCGCCAAGGCAATCCGGGCCGGCTTGATTCGTTGA
- a CDS encoding ribonuclease HII, giving the protein MPKETLSNPSQPDFTFEKRLRKRGFTLIAGIDEVGRGPLAGPVTAAAVILDPKNLPQGLNDSKMLSAEQREALYDLILARALAVAIACVGPGEIDRINIRQATLTAMRRTLPALALAPHYVLVDGNDLPEDLGCPGETIIKGDARSLSIAAASIVAKVARDRLMQRLSALYPAYGFENHVGYATQAHLTAIEAYGPCPIHRLSFSPFTTK; this is encoded by the coding sequence ATGCCCAAAGAGACACTCTCCAATCCGTCCCAACCGGATTTCACCTTCGAGAAACGCTTGCGAAAGCGTGGCTTTACCCTGATCGCCGGCATTGACGAAGTGGGGCGTGGGCCGCTGGCCGGCCCTGTGACCGCGGCCGCCGTCATCCTCGACCCAAAGAATTTGCCGCAAGGCCTCAACGATTCAAAAATGCTTTCCGCCGAGCAGCGCGAGGCGCTCTATGATCTGATCCTGGCGCGCGCCCTGGCCGTGGCCATAGCCTGCGTAGGTCCGGGTGAGATCGATCGCATCAATATTCGCCAAGCCACCTTGACGGCCATGCGGCGCACCCTGCCCGCTCTCGCCTTGGCACCGCATTATGTACTGGTCGATGGCAATGACTTGCCCGAAGACCTGGGGTGTCCAGGCGAAACCATCATCAAGGGCGATGCCCGCTCCTTGTCGATTGCCGCAGCCTCGATCGTCGCCAAGGTCGCGCGCGATCGATTGATGCAGCGTCTTTCAGCTCTCTATCCAGCCTATGGCTTCGAAAACCACGTCGGCTATGCAACGCAAGCCCACCTCACTGCGATAGAAGCATATGGGCCATGCCCAATTCACAGGTTGAGCTTTTCACCCTTCACTACCAAGTAA
- a CDS encoding PA0069 family radical SAM protein yields MVEAGHLLKQNVVKTQLAPNWLSVPSDRVAIKDVLPTSERRGRGAVSNRGGRFEQEARQREHDGWHEEEPPPLATSVTPEKVRTLITHNDSPDIGFDRSINPYRGCEHGCIYCFARPTHAYQGLSPGLDFETKLFAKAGAAAALERELAAPSYRPKTIAIGTNTDPYQPIERQQRVTRQILEVLARTNHPVALVTKSALVLRDLDLLAPMAQKGLVKIAISVTTLDAGLARKMEPRASTPERRLEAMRLLSEAGVPVSLLLAPIIPGLNDSEIETILTRVHALGVREAGYVMLRLPLELRDLFSEWLMEHAPAKARHVLSLVQSVRGGKLYDATFGKRMTGTGPYAWMVGRRFEIALAKLGFSKSRKRLRSDLFQPPMRESAQLCLF; encoded by the coding sequence AGCGTGCCATCCGATCGCGTCGCGATCAAGGACGTCCTGCCTACCTCTGAAAGACGGGGCCGTGGGGCTGTGTCCAATCGCGGTGGACGCTTCGAACAGGAAGCCCGCCAGCGTGAGCATGACGGCTGGCATGAAGAAGAGCCGCCGCCTCTCGCCACCAGCGTCACGCCGGAAAAAGTCCGCACCCTTATTACGCATAATGATTCCCCGGATATCGGCTTCGACCGTTCGATCAATCCCTATCGGGGTTGCGAACATGGCTGCATCTATTGTTTCGCACGGCCGACCCATGCCTATCAGGGTCTTTCTCCTGGCCTCGATTTCGAAACCAAGCTGTTCGCCAAGGCGGGCGCCGCGGCAGCGCTCGAACGCGAATTGGCCGCGCCTTCCTACCGTCCGAAAACCATTGCCATCGGCACCAATACGGATCCCTATCAACCCATCGAGCGGCAACAGAGGGTCACGCGTCAAATTCTCGAAGTTCTCGCCCGCACCAATCATCCGGTTGCGCTCGTCACCAAATCCGCGCTCGTGTTGCGCGATCTCGATCTGCTTGCGCCCATGGCACAAAAGGGGCTCGTCAAGATCGCCATTTCCGTGACGACACTCGATGCCGGGCTCGCCCGCAAAATGGAGCCCCGCGCCAGCACGCCGGAACGGCGGCTCGAGGCCATGCGGCTCTTATCGGAAGCGGGTGTGCCGGTGAGCCTGCTGCTCGCGCCCATCATTCCCGGCCTCAACGACAGTGAGATCGAAACAATCCTGACGCGCGTCCATGCCTTGGGGGTCCGCGAGGCCGGCTATGTCATGCTCCGCCTGCCGCTGGAATTGCGCGATCTGTTCAGCGAATGGCTGATGGAACATGCACCTGCGAAAGCCCGTCATGTTCTCTCCCTCGTGCAATCGGTCCGCGGCGGCAAGCTCTACGACGCCACATTTGGCAAACGCATGACCGGCACTGGCCCCTATGCCTGGATGGTCGGGCGGCGTTTCGAGATCGCTTTGGCGAAACTCGGTTTTTCCAAATCGCGCAAAAGGCTGCGCAGCGATCTGTTCCAACCGCCCATGCGGGAATCGGCGCAACTCTGCTTGTTTTAA